A single region of the Streptomyces caelestis genome encodes:
- a CDS encoding LacI family DNA-binding transcriptional regulator — MTSPEPVESRTQTRTQGRSAQTATLAEIAREAGVSAPTVSKVLNGRADVAPATRARVEDLLRAHGYRRRRAEATRSPLIDLVFHELESAWALEVIRGVENVARDAGLSVVLSESAGRLTPGRTWADQVAARRPHGVILVLSGLDESQRALLTSRAIPFVVMDPAGDPGADVPSIGATNWQGGLAATRHLVELGHRRIGAISGPTQMMCSRARVDGYRAALETAGLPVDPGLIANGDFHHEAGYRLGLELLRRPDRPTAVFAGNDLQALGLYEAARELGLRIPEDLSVVGFDDLPVAPLVGPPLTTVRQPLTEMAEAAAKLVLDLGREAGTPAATRVELATSLVVRSSTAAPAGG, encoded by the coding sequence ATGACATCCCCGGAGCCGGTGGAAAGCCGGACGCAAACCCGGACGCAGGGGCGCAGTGCGCAGACCGCGACGCTCGCCGAGATCGCCCGTGAGGCCGGTGTGTCGGCGCCGACTGTTTCGAAGGTCCTCAACGGCCGGGCCGACGTCGCCCCCGCCACCCGGGCCCGCGTCGAGGACCTGCTGCGGGCCCACGGTTACCGGCGCCGCCGCGCGGAGGCGACCCGCTCGCCCCTGATCGACCTGGTCTTCCACGAACTGGAGAGCGCCTGGGCGCTGGAGGTCATCCGGGGCGTGGAGAACGTGGCCCGGGACGCGGGGCTCAGCGTGGTGCTGTCCGAGAGCGCGGGACGGCTCACCCCCGGGCGGACCTGGGCCGACCAGGTCGCCGCGCGCCGCCCGCACGGCGTGATCCTGGTCCTGTCCGGGCTCGACGAGTCGCAGCGGGCGCTGCTGACCAGCCGCGCCATCCCGTTCGTGGTGATGGACCCGGCCGGCGACCCGGGGGCCGACGTGCCCTCGATCGGCGCGACCAACTGGCAGGGCGGTCTCGCGGCCACCCGGCACCTGGTCGAGCTGGGGCACCGCAGGATCGGCGCGATCAGCGGGCCGACGCAGATGATGTGCAGCCGCGCCCGGGTCGACGGCTACCGGGCCGCGCTGGAGACGGCCGGGCTGCCGGTCGACCCCGGGCTGATCGCGAACGGCGACTTCCACCACGAGGCCGGCTACCGGCTGGGCCTGGAGCTGCTGCGCCGCCCGGACCGGCCGACCGCCGTCTTCGCCGGGAACGACCTCCAGGCGCTCGGGCTGTACGAGGCCGCGCGCGAGCTGGGGCTGCGCATCCCCGAGGACCTGAGCGTGGTCGGGTTCGACGATCTGCCGGTGGCGCCCCTGGTCGGGCCGCCGCTGACGACCGTACGGCAGCCGCTGACGGAGATGGCCGAGGCGGCGGCCAAGCTGGTCCTCGACCTCGGTCGTGAGGCCGGTACCCCGGCCGCCACCCGGGTGGAGCTGGCGACGAGCCTGGTGGTGCGCAGCAGTACGGCGGCGCCTGCGGGCGGCTGA